The nucleotide window TCCGTCAGTTCCGGGCGCGGCCCCTTAGGTACCCCAGCTTGCTGCAGGCTGCGCCGAAACTCCCGCTGCTGCTTCTGCAGGGAGCTGAGCTGCGCCCGGTATTCGGCCACCTGCACCCGGTCGGCGGCACTAAGCTGGGCCTCCAGCTTCAGGCGCTGCTGGCGCACTACCGGCAGCACTTGCTGCTGCAGGTACGCCTGAGTTTCCTGGCGTACCGGGTTGGAGGCGTAGTCGGCCACCGAAAAATGAGGACGGCCCAGCAGCAGTAAAGCCAGCGTGCTGAGGCGGGCAATGGTCAATAAAGAGGTCTTCATACAGGCAGAAACGAACAAATGAGCAATGGCTGTATAGAGGCCTCAACCAAGTTCAGGTTTAACGACCGTGGCTGTTGCAGAACCCGGGTTCGTACAGGGAAGATGCAAGGCAAGAAGCCGTTTCTCGACAAAGAGGTGACCCACTTTCGGCTCAGTGAGCGGGTGCCGCGCCATAATCTGTACCGCCGGCTGGCCGAGCTCGTCGACTGGTCGTTTCTCTACGACGAGACCCGGACGCTGTACAGCCACACAGGCCAGCCCTCTTTGGACCCGGTCGTGTTCTTCAAGCTCGTGCTGGTGGGCCGGCTGGAAAACCTGGTCAGCGACCGCCGCCTGGTCGAACACTGCGCCCTGCGGCTCGACATCTTGTTGTTTCTGGGCTACGAGGTGGACGAGGAATTGCCCTGGCATTCCACGGTGAGCCGCACGCGGCAGCTCTTTCCGGCCGCGGTCTTCGAGCGCCTGTTCGACCACGTCTTTGCCCAGTGCGTGGCCCGGGGCCTGGTCGCCGGCGACACGCAGGCCGTCGACTCGGCGCCCGTCAAGGCCAATGCTTCCTTGGAAACGGTGCTGGAAAAGAGGACAACGGGTGTCAAAAGTCCCTTTCTGGCCACGGACGAGGCGGCTACCGCGCCGGCTGCGTCCGTGGTGACGGCTCCGGCCCACCAGCTGCGCAACCTGGCCGCTCACCAGGCCCGGCTCGCCACCCACTCCAGCGTACCCGGCGCGCAGCACGAAAAAGCCCGCTTGCTCAGCAACAAGACCCACTACAGCCCCACCGACCCCGACGCGCGCATCTCCATCAAGCCCGGCAAAGCCCGGGCCCTGAACTACCTCTGCAGCCTGGCCGTGGACACGGCTAAGGGCGTGATCAGCCACGTGCAGGCCGATTTCGCCGATAGTCGCGACAGCCTGCACCTACCCCGCTTACTCACCGGCCTGCAGCAACGGTTACGGTCCCAGCAGCTGCGCATGCAGGAGCTGCTGGCCGATGCGGGCTACGCCAACGGCACCAACTACGCCCTGCTCGAAGCCCAGCAGGTGACGGCCTGGATCCCGGTTTTTGGCCGCTATAAGGCCGCTATCGAGGGCTTTACCTACCGGGCCTCAACCGATGACTACACCTGTGCCGCCGGCAAGGTCCTCTCGTTTCGTAAGTACGACACCTCGGCTGACGGCACCGGGCTGAAGATCTACTGGGCCACCTGCTCGGACTGCCAGCAGTGCCCGCTCAAGCCCACCTGCGTGCCCGGGGCCAAGCGCAAGCAGCTCACCCGCACGCTCTACGACGAGCCGTACCGCCGGGCCTGGCAGCGCCAGCAAAGCCGCCGGGGCCAACACATGCGCCGGGTGCGCCAGGGCACGGTGGAGCCCGTCTTCGGGAATCTGCTCCATCACTACGGCCTACGCCGGATGAACGTGCGCGGCCAGGCCGGAGCCCACAAGACGATGCTGCTCACGGCCGTAGCCTACAACCTGAAAAAGCTGCTTAAGTACCGGCCCAACCGGCAAGTGAGCCTGACCATGGCCCTGCCACAGCCATTACTGGCCGCTGCCAGGCGCTAGTATAGCTCAACTGCCCGACCTTGACGCACAGATGGAAACTCGCACAGTAACGGGCTGGAAAAAGAGCCGAACGAAACGAGTTCTGCAACAGCCACGACCGAAAAAATAAAACCGCTCCGGCAGGGCGCCAGAGCGGTTCTTGCTCTAATCCAACGATAAGCGGCCGTTATCGTCGGCTTATTCTTCGTTGGGTTGGGTAGTGGAAGCGGCGGCAGGAGCCAGCTCTATTTCCTGCCCGGTGCCCGTTGGAACGCTTTCCTCGCCCGTCATGGGACCGGCCGTGATGAGGTGAGCCCGCAGGCGGGTGGCGGCGCTGTCGAGCTGCGGCTTGATCTGGGCCAGGGCCTGGCGCAGAGCTTCGGCATCGGCCAGGCGGGGCGCAGCCGTCTGAGAGTAGCCGTGGTACATAGCCACCCGCACATTGGAGCTACCTGTCCCTACATAGGAGCCCACAACGTCCCCGTTGGCATCAATTACCTGCAGTTCGGCACGCAGCTTGGTGCGGAAGTACTCAATAGGAATACCCAGCAGGCTGGGCGTAAGCATACCCAGCATCTGAATAACGTGGAACCCTTTGCCACCGCGCGTGATCTGGGCTTCCGTCACCTGCAGCTTCATGTAGCCGAATTTGGCGCTGCTGTCGTTTGGCTCCAGCAGGTTCTGCTTGGCTTCGCGCTGAAAAATCTGAATCGGGTCGGTGGTGGCTTCATCCTCAATACGGTTGAGGGGGCCGTTTTCCACCGCCACCTCGAGGGCGGGCAGACGCATTGTCAGCGCCGCCGGATTGGCTTTAAACATGATCCGGTCGGCGGAGCGGCAGCTGCCTAGTAATAAAGCCGGGAAAGCACAAAGCAATACAGCGCGGTGTAGAAGTAGCATGGTGGTTAGGCGAGTAGTGTAGCGTTCAAGTTCCGAAAGTAACAGACTGATATAGAAATACGTGCATTTTATAATAGGAGTATAAATATTACTTTTTGACTTATTATTAGATAGCCAAAATTTACTTATTTAATGCAACAATATATTGTACGAATTATCTGACAGGCGCACTTTTACTACATATCCCTCACATTATTATGTGATACGGAAATGGGTTTGATAGAACATTGCTAATAATACGACAAACGCTATTAAGCTGTACAATAAGTTTTGCATAGGCCTTAAAACAGGTTTCCCCGTTTCTGCTGGCCAGAAACGGGGAAACGGACGCCTTCGGTTTTACGAAGCCTCTAGTGATGCGCCAGGCTGCTGTCGGCCTCAGCCAGATCCAGCACCGGGTCGGGCGCCACAAAGTTGTCCACGAACTCGCCCTCCCAGCGGGCCACCACGGCCGTAGCAAGGCAGTTGCCCAGCACGTTCACCGCCGTCCGGGCCATGTCCATCAGTGCATCAATGCCCAGGATGATGAATACCGGCCACGACGGCAGGTTGAACGAAGCCACCGTGGCCAGCAGAATCACGAGGGAAGCACGTGGCACGCCGGCTACGCCCTTGCTGGTGAGCATAAGCGTAAACACCATCACCAGCTGCTGGCCAAACGACAAGTCGATGCCGGCGGCCTGCGCCACAAACACCGCCGCCAGCGACAGGTAGAGAGTGGTGCCATCGAGGTTAAAGGAGTAGCCCGTAGGCATCACAAAGGCCACCACCCGGCGTGGTACCCCAATGCTTTCCATGGCCTCCATGGCCCGGGGCAGCGCCGCTTCCGACGACGTAGTGGCAAAAGCAATGCTCACGGGCTCGGCAATAGCCTGAATAAAGCGCCGGAGCGGGATGCGGGCAATCAGGGCGATGGGCAGCAGCACCAGCAGCACGAACGAAAGCAGCGCGGCGTAGAGCGTCAGCAGCAGCTTGAAGGCATTGAAGAGCGGGTCGAAACCCATTTTGCCCACTGTGTAAGCCAGCGCGCCGCCCACGCCAATTGGGGCGAAGTACATAACCACGTTGGTGAACTTGAACATCACCTCCGAAAGGCTTTCCGACCACTCCAGCATGGGGCGGCGGTGCTTGCCGTGTACCATAGCCAGCCCAATGGCGAAAATGATGGCAAATACCACCACTTGCAACACCTGTCCTTCGGCTATGGACTTGGCAATGTTTTCGGGGAAAATGTGCAGGATTATGTCGCTCGTGCTTTGCTCCACGGCCTGCAGCTTCTCAGTATCGGCGGCAATGCCGGAACGGTCGATGCCGGCGCCGGCGCGGGTGAGGTTGATGGCCGCCAGCCCGATGAACAGCGCAAACGTGGTGACAATTTCAAAGTAGATCAGTGCCTTCAGCCCCATGCGGCCCACCTGCTTGAGGTCGGCGTGGCCAGCAATGCCTACCACCAACGTGGCGAATACCAGCGGCGCAATAATGGTCTTGACCAGTCGCAGGAATACGTCACTGAGCACTTTCAGCTGCACGGCCACCGTCGGGAAGTCGTGGCCGATTTCGGCCCCGACCAGCATACTCACCACAATCCAGAAGGTGAGAGAGCGGCGCTCGGTGGCGTAGGCAACCACGGCGGCCAGGGCCAGCCAGCGGGCTACCCGGGCTACTACCGGGTCCAGGGCCAGCAGCTGATAGTTGGAAAGAACGGTGAGGATGGCAGCCAGCACGAGCAGCAGCCCGGCCAGCAGTGCGAAACGCGAAAACTTCATGCGAAAACCAAGCAGAATAGATGGGAGGTCTGGCAAAGATAGGTTTTTAGGACACGGCTACCTGCCGGGCCAGTAGCGCGGCGGATTACCGCTGTCCGTACCTTGCTGCCTCGCTTTACTTTCAGCCCTACCCCACCTATGCTGAACTGGACTCTGCAGGCCCGGCCGCTGCCGCTTCGCTACACCTGGAAAATCTCCCGCAATGCCTCCGAGGCTAAAACCAACCTGTTCGTTGGCGTTGCAGAGGCTGGTAAGAGTTCCGCCGGCTGGGCTGAAGCGGCGCCTAACATCCGCTACGGCGAAACGCCCGAGCTACTGCAAAGCCAGTTTGAGGGGCTGCAGATAGCCGGACTACCCCTGGTGCAAAGCGAAGACGACCTAGCCGCACTGCTACATGCCCATCCCGTAGCCTATGCCCTGCGGTTTGCTCTCGAAGCGGCCTACATCCATCTGCGGGCTGCCGGCCAGCGTCAGTTCGTGTGGCAATACCTGGGCGTGCCGGCCCCGGTGCCCGTGCCCACGGCATTTTCCCTACCCATTATGGAGCCCGGCGCGGTAGCAGGGTTTCTGGCTGAGCACCGCGCCGGGCGCTTTTCCCTGCTGAAAGTGAAAGTCAACCGGGAAAGTGGACTGGAACTGCTGCGGGCCGTGACGCAGGCATTGCCCGGGCAGCCGCTTATCGTGGATGGCAACGAAGCCTGGGCCGATGCCAATTCCCTGCTGCAGTTTCTGGAAGCCTGCCAGCAGCTGCCGGGCCTGCAGGTGCGGGTGCTGGAGCAGCCTTTGCCCGCCGCCGCGGCCGCCGACTATTGCTACCTGCGGCCGCGCAGCCCATTTCCGCTTTTTGCCGATGAGTCGGTGACGCACGACGCGGATTTTGCCGACACAGCCCGGCAGTTTCACGGCGTGAACATGAAGCTGATGAAAGCCGGCGGCTACCGGCAGGGACTGGAAATCCTGCGCCAGACGCGGGCACACAGCCTGCAAACCATGCTGGGCTGCATGGTCGAAACCTCACTGGGCATCTGGTCGGCAATGCAGGTGAGCGGGCTGGCCCAGGTGCACGACCTTGACGGTTTCCTGATTATACGAGACGAGCCCTTCGGTTTCGTGCGGGAAACCGAAGGGCTCGTGGTGGCGCAGGCGGGGGCGCCGCTGTTGATCTAAACTATTTCAGCTGCTGCAGTTGCTGCTCCAGCTGCTGAATCTGCTGGTCGAGCTGGCTGGTATCGGTGGGGCGCTGGGCATTCACGCTCAGCAGGGAAATCTTCTGGTTGAGAAGCTGAATTTTCTGCGCCATCAGATCCAGGCGCGAACTCAGGGACGTGAGCCGGCTGTCGAAATCAGCAGGCGACATGGCCGCGCCCCGCTCTACATAAGGGTCGAACTTGGCACCGGGCTCGGCTTTCTGCCCGCGGGCCGCGGCGGCACTGGCCGGGGTAGCAAAGATTATTTCGCCGCCGCTGGTCACATAGTCACCTTCCTGCAGCGTGGTAATCTTGCCGCCGGGCAGCTCCACGATGCCGCTTTTATAGTTGACCTTGGTGCCATTGCCCAGGCGCACGTTCTGGGTGAGCGGCGTGGGCCGCCCCCCCTGCACCAGCACCACGCTCCCGTTTTGCATCAGAAAACGGTCGGAAGCCCCGGTGCTGACGGCGCCGGCCGGTTTCGGCGCGGTTTTGGTTTGGGCGGCGGCATCAAGCGAGGCCACCAAGGCCAGCGCGAGTAAAGCGGAAGAAAAAAACGGCGCATAAGCGGTTGAGTTCAGGAGTGTCAGCCTCATACGCAACTGCGCTTATCAAGGATAAAGCAGAACTTGCCGCCGAAAAAAATCTTCCATTTTCAGGAAACGATGTTTGTACATTAAATGTATGTACATATATTTGCAGCGTAATTCCTGGATAGCATGTCCCATTCCATGAGAATTGAAGACGAGATTAAGCAGGCCAACTTTCAGAGTGTCTACCAGAAAGTATACATCAACCTGGTGTATACGGCTGGCTGGCTGGAGCTCCGGCAGGCGGCGGCTTTCAAAGAATTCAATATCACCTTACCCCAGTATAACGTGCTGCGGATTCTGCGGGGCCAGCACCCCCGGCCTTCAACCGTCAACATGCTGATTGAGCGCATGCTGGACAAAACCAGCAACGCCTCACGCATCGTGGACAAGCTGGAGGCCAAGCAGCTCGTTACGCGCCGGGTGTGCCCCAGCAACCGCCGCGCCGTGGATATCTGCATCACGGAAGCGGGGCTGGCGCTGCTGGATACCATGCAGCCGATGGTGGAGCAGCAGGCGCACGGCCTGCACAAGCTGTCGGAGCAGGAAGCCGAGCAGCTGAGCCATCTGCTGGATAAACTTCGAGACTAATTTTTCACGCGTACTTTTTCTCTTTTCTCTTTTTCATTGTCATGAAAAAATTGTTCTTCCCGGCGCTGGTTGCTGCCGTTCTGGCCTCGGCCCCTGCTTTCGCTCAAAAGCCAATGGCGCAGAAAACCACCGCTGGCACCGACAACGCGGCCGCTACGGTATACAAATTACAGCCCCAACTCAGCACCATGGGCTGGCTGGCCAAAAAAGTAACCGGCCAGCATAACGGCACGGTGCAGTTCAAGGACGGCGAGATGCTGGTGCGCGGCAACAAGCTGGTAGGCGGCACGTTCACGGCCGACATGAACTCTCTGAAGGTGGTAGACATCAAGGATGAAGGCACGAACGGCAAACTGGTAGGCCACTTGCGCTCCGACGACTTCTTCAGCATCGAGAAGAACCCGACCTCAACGTTCAAAATCACCAACATCACGCCCATTAAGGCTGATGCCCAGGGCAACAACGCCACCATCACCGGCGACCTGACCATCAAAGGCATCACCAAGCCCGTGACGTTCCCGGCTAAAATCGGGGTGAAAAACGGGAAAGCTTCCGCCAGCGGCGTAGCCACTATCGACCGTACCCAGTTCGACATTCGCTACGGCTCGAAATCGTTCTTCGAAAGCATCGGCGACAAAGCCATCGACGACACGTTCACGCTGAGCTTCAACGTTATTGCCAATAAGTAACCTACCTGCCGCCCAGTCACTCCTTAACGGATGATGGGGCCGCCAGGTAGTCAAAGTAAAAAGCCCCGCTGGCAGCTGCCGACGGGGCTTTTTTGTAACATCTTGTGCAGCTAGTTGCTGCCGGCAGGAGCCGGAGTTGCCGGCGTAGCGGCGGGTGCCGTGGCAGGAGCAATGGTGGTGGCACTGTTGCGCAGCGTTAGTTTGAGCGGAGCTACGTTAGTTTCGCGCAGCGGCAGAAGGCCATATACCGTTTCGCCGGGGCGAATTACCTTATTGGTCATGTCATAGCGGGCCAGCTCGTTGCGCATATTCTTGTTAGCTGTGCCAGCGCCAATCATGTTGCCGGCTGCAATGAAGGGGCCAGTTGGCAGAAACACCGAATTATTTCCTGTTGCTTGGCCGTTGACACTTGTGGAACTTTGGATATTGAAATTAAGGGGTAGATATAGCAGGTAAATAGCTACTCCTTGCTTGAGGTCTTCAGAAGCCTGCAAAGAGCCTACCGGTTGGATAGGCCGGTCACCAAATGACAGCTCAAGGTCGCGGGAGAAATTGAGCTCGGAGGCTGTATTGTTTTTGACCTGTACAGCTACCAGCTGATACCCGCGCTTACGTTCTTTTTTACGTACTTCTTGTTAGGGCCATGAGTAAGCAGGGCGCCATACCGGTAACTAAACTCGACGGGTACCCCCTTGCCACTGGTAGATTGATAAGAGGTGATACGCTCGGGCTGGATGGCGCGGTAGCTGCCAGCACAACCAGCTAAAGTAGAGGCCACGGTAGCTGCTGCCACTAGGTTGGTAAAGGTTTTCTGCATGAGATAAAGAATGAATTTAAGCTGTTGCAATACCACACGTTGGTATCTCCGGGCAAAGCTAAGTGGTTGGTTTATCTCCGCTTCTCCCCCAGATAAAAATACTTGAAATAACCGGTTGGTTTATTCCGGCAGCTCCCGCTCACGGGGCAGCATCCGATTCCTTAACTGGCTGCAGTATAGAAGCTACCGGCCGGCCGGGCTGCTGGGCACAAAGACCACTTTCTTAGTCTCGAAGAACTCTTCCCGGAAATAATCGGGCAGGTCGAACACCTGAGCGGCGAGGCCGGACTCTTCGATTTCCTCGGTCAGGTCGCCGCCTTTGAGGTAGTAAAGGCCACTGGAGGGCAGGCCGTGGGGCTTGTAGCGGTGCTCAATCCAGGGGTGGAACGTGGCCAGACGGGCCACGGCGCGGCTCACCACGAAGTCGAACTTGGGGCGCACCTGCTCGGCGCGGATTTGCTCGGCCGTCACGTTGGCGAGGCCCAGCGCGTGGGCCATTTCCTGCACTGCCCGGATTTTCTTGCCGATGCTGTCGATGAGGTGAAACTTCACTTCCGGAAACAGGATGGCCAGCGGCAGCCCGGGCAGGCCGCCACCGGTTCCTACGTCCAGCACCGAGGAGCCGGCCGGAAACTCTACTACTTTAGCAATGCCCAACGAGTGCAGCACGTGGCGTTCCGCCAGGTTGTCCACGTCGGTGCGGGCTACCAGGTTCAGGCGCTCATTCCAGCTGCGGAATTCGGTGATGAGGCCGCTGAACTGCTCGCGCTGCCGGTCGGTGAGGTGCGGAAAGTAGTGGGCAATAATATCCATCGGGCAAAGATAAGAATGCGCGGTAGTGGCGGCCAGCCTCATAGAAAAGCCCCGACTCGCGCCGGGGCTTTTAACTATTCAGCTTTCAACAAAAAGCCCTTTAGATAATGTGCTTCTTGTTTTTTACCATGTCATAGAGCAGCTCGCGGGCGCGGTGCAGCTGGGCCTTCACGGTGCCGAGGGGAGCTTTCAGCTCCTGGGCAATTTCCTCGTAGCTCAGCTCGTCGAAATAGCGCAGCGACACCAGGCGCTGGTACTTCTCGGGCAGCCGGGCCACCACGTGCTGCATGATTTCGATTTTCTGGTTTTTAATGGCCGTTTCCTGCGGGTTCAGGTTGTTGTCGCGGAAGTCGATGGTGATTTCGTCGCCGTTGTCAATTTTGATGGCCGAATCAATTGACATCGTTTTGATTTTATTCTTGCGAATAAAGTCGATACAGTTGTTGGTGGCAATGCGAAACAGCCAGGTGCTGAAAGCAAATTCCGGGTTGAACTTGTGCAGGTTGCGGAAAGCCTTGGCAAACGCTTCGATGGTGAGGTCCTCAGCGTCGTCGGGGTTGCGCACCATTTTGAGCACCACGTGGTACACCGGCTTCTTATAAATCTGCATTAGCTCGGCGTAGGCCTTTTCGTCGCCGTGCTCCACGGCGGCCCGAATCAGCTTGAAGTCGTGCTTGGCTTTAGCGGAAAACTGCTTCTGTATTTCCTGATTGTTTACTTCCATCGGAGAGAGCGGTAAAGGAACAGTGAAATTCCCAGAGCTAAGTAATAAAAAAAGTAGACAGCATCCAGAAAAGGTAGCACTCCTACCGGCAGCGGGTCGTCGAGCCGACGGCCGAGCTGCCCATAAGCGGTGCAAATGGCCGCTGTGCGCACCAGCCACACGGCTGCCAAAGGTACCCAATCGGGACGGGAAAACAGCAGCGCCACTGATATGCCGTAGAAAAGCACGTTACTGGCCATAAAGTTTCCGATCCGCATCCGGTCGGCCAAACGGTAGCGCCGGCCGGCCGACAAGTGCCGCCGTTTTTGTCGCCACCACGCGCCCCAGCTGGTTGCTGGCTCGCTGAGAGTATGGGCCGCCGGCTCGGCTACCACCACAGTCCGCGCCCCGCGCTGTACGGCATCCTGCACCAGCAGGTCGTCGTCGCCGCCGAGGGAGCGGATGTGGGAGGCAAAGCCCTTGGTAGAGTGAAAGACT belongs to Hymenobacter sp. J193 and includes:
- a CDS encoding IS1182 family transposase — translated: MQGKKPFLDKEVTHFRLSERVPRHNLYRRLAELVDWSFLYDETRTLYSHTGQPSLDPVVFFKLVLVGRLENLVSDRRLVEHCALRLDILLFLGYEVDEELPWHSTVSRTRQLFPAAVFERLFDHVFAQCVARGLVAGDTQAVDSAPVKANASLETVLEKRTTGVKSPFLATDEAATAPAASVVTAPAHQLRNLAAHQARLATHSSVPGAQHEKARLLSNKTHYSPTDPDARISIKPGKARALNYLCSLAVDTAKGVISHVQADFADSRDSLHLPRLLTGLQQRLRSQQLRMQELLADAGYANGTNYALLEAQQVTAWIPVFGRYKAAIEGFTYRASTDDYTCAAGKVLSFRKYDTSADGTGLKIYWATCSDCQQCPLKPTCVPGAKRKQLTRTLYDEPYRRAWQRQQSRRGQHMRRVRQGTVEPVFGNLLHHYGLRRMNVRGQAGAHKTMLLTAVAYNLKKLLKYRPNRQVSLTMALPQPLLAAARR
- a CDS encoding dicarboxylate/amino acid:cation symporter translates to MKFSRFALLAGLLLVLAAILTVLSNYQLLALDPVVARVARWLALAAVVAYATERRSLTFWIVVSMLVGAEIGHDFPTVAVQLKVLSDVFLRLVKTIIAPLVFATLVVGIAGHADLKQVGRMGLKALIYFEIVTTFALFIGLAAINLTRAGAGIDRSGIAADTEKLQAVEQSTSDIILHIFPENIAKSIAEGQVLQVVVFAIIFAIGLAMVHGKHRRPMLEWSESLSEVMFKFTNVVMYFAPIGVGGALAYTVGKMGFDPLFNAFKLLLTLYAALLSFVLLVLLPIALIARIPLRRFIQAIAEPVSIAFATTSSEAALPRAMEAMESIGVPRRVVAFVMPTGYSFNLDGTTLYLSLAAVFVAQAAGIDLSFGQQLVMVFTLMLTSKGVAGVPRASLVILLATVASFNLPSWPVFIILGIDALMDMARTAVNVLGNCLATAVVARWEGEFVDNFVAPDPVLDLAEADSSLAHH
- a CDS encoding dipeptide epimerase codes for the protein MLNWTLQARPLPLRYTWKISRNASEAKTNLFVGVAEAGKSSAGWAEAAPNIRYGETPELLQSQFEGLQIAGLPLVQSEDDLAALLHAHPVAYALRFALEAAYIHLRAAGQRQFVWQYLGVPAPVPVPTAFSLPIMEPGAVAGFLAEHRAGRFSLLKVKVNRESGLELLRAVTQALPGQPLIVDGNEAWADANSLLQFLEACQQLPGLQVRVLEQPLPAAAAADYCYLRPRSPFPLFADESVTHDADFADTARQFHGVNMKLMKAGGYRQGLEILRQTRAHSLQTMLGCMVETSLGIWSAMQVSGLAQVHDLDGFLIIRDEPFGFVRETEGLVVAQAGAPLLI
- a CDS encoding DUF6799 domain-containing protein, translating into MRLTLLNSTAYAPFFSSALLALALVASLDAAAQTKTAPKPAGAVSTGASDRFLMQNGSVVLVQGGRPTPLTQNVRLGNGTKVNYKSGIVELPGGKITTLQEGDYVTSGGEIIFATPASAAAARGQKAEPGAKFDPYVERGAAMSPADFDSRLTSLSSRLDLMAQKIQLLNQKISLLSVNAQRPTDTSQLDQQIQQLEQQLQQLK
- a CDS encoding MarR family transcriptional regulator, with product MSHSMRIEDEIKQANFQSVYQKVYINLVYTAGWLELRQAAAFKEFNITLPQYNVLRILRGQHPRPSTVNMLIERMLDKTSNASRIVDKLEAKQLVTRRVCPSNRRAVDICITEAGLALLDTMQPMVEQQAHGLHKLSEQEAEQLSHLLDKLRD
- a CDS encoding YceI family protein, with translation MKKLFFPALVAAVLASAPAFAQKPMAQKTTAGTDNAAATVYKLQPQLSTMGWLAKKVTGQHNGTVQFKDGEMLVRGNKLVGGTFTADMNSLKVVDIKDEGTNGKLVGHLRSDDFFSIEKNPTSTFKITNITPIKADAQGNNATITGDLTIKGITKPVTFPAKIGVKNGKASASGVATIDRTQFDIRYGSKSFFESIGDKAIDDTFTLSFNVIANK
- the rsmG gene encoding 16S rRNA (guanine(527)-N(7))-methyltransferase RsmG → MDIIAHYFPHLTDRQREQFSGLITEFRSWNERLNLVARTDVDNLAERHVLHSLGIAKVVEFPAGSSVLDVGTGGGLPGLPLAILFPEVKFHLIDSIGKKIRAVQEMAHALGLANVTAEQIRAEQVRPKFDFVVSRAVARLATFHPWIEHRYKPHGLPSSGLYYLKGGDLTEEIEESGLAAQVFDLPDYFREEFFETKKVVFVPSSPAGR
- a CDS encoding RNA polymerase sigma factor, translating into MEVNNQEIQKQFSAKAKHDFKLIRAAVEHGDEKAYAELMQIYKKPVYHVVLKMVRNPDDAEDLTIEAFAKAFRNLHKFNPEFAFSTWLFRIATNNCIDFIRKNKIKTMSIDSAIKIDNGDEITIDFRDNNLNPQETAIKNQKIEIMQHVVARLPEKYQRLVSLRYFDELSYEEIAQELKAPLGTVKAQLHRARELLYDMVKNKKHII